One part of the Cyclobacteriaceae bacterium genome encodes these proteins:
- the cysS gene encoding cysteine--tRNA ligase, translating into MSLFEKYPVSITNSLSGKKEVFTPLKSPFVGLYSCGPTVYNEVHLGNLRTFSAFDVVYRYLTHIGYKVRYVRNITDAGHLTNDAGEGVDRIEESAKLEQLEPMEIVQKYTFSFHEVCRIFNILPPSIEPTATGHIVEQIEMVKKILANGYAYEVNGSVYFDVRKFMEKYKYGELSGRNIDELLEGTRELDRQDEKRHAVDFAIWKAVSPNHIQRWPSPWGEGIPGWHLECSAMGTKYLGEQFDIHGGGMDLKFPHHECEIAQSIGAYGKAPVRYWMHANMLTVNGEKMSKSKGNSFLPRELFTGTHPLLAKAYSPMAVRFFMLQSHYSSTLDFSNEALQAAEKGYKKLSNALSTIKKLEHPGGGGKQDEELLKLIDEAYRNMSDDFNTAKTLAVLFEMSSRINDIKSGNYKLTDVDVDTFQKFKSAYITFMEDVLGLQEEGNQNQKLLDGVIRVMIELRKKARTDRNYALSDKIRDDLKALGVQLMDGKDGEITYTIE; encoded by the coding sequence ATGAGTTTATTTGAAAAATACCCGGTTTCCATAACCAATTCGCTTTCGGGCAAAAAAGAAGTATTCACTCCGTTGAAATCGCCTTTTGTGGGACTGTATTCCTGCGGACCAACCGTATATAATGAAGTACACCTGGGCAACCTGCGCACCTTTTCAGCCTTTGATGTAGTGTACCGGTACTTAACACACATCGGCTACAAAGTCCGCTACGTGCGCAACATTACCGATGCTGGTCACCTGACCAACGATGCCGGTGAAGGCGTTGACCGCATTGAAGAAAGCGCCAAGCTTGAACAACTGGAGCCTATGGAAATTGTTCAAAAGTACACCTTCAGTTTCCATGAAGTATGCCGGATATTCAACATCCTTCCGCCCTCTATTGAGCCCACTGCAACCGGGCACATTGTTGAGCAGATTGAGATGGTGAAGAAAATTTTAGCCAACGGTTATGCATACGAAGTAAACGGCTCGGTGTACTTTGATGTGCGCAAGTTCATGGAAAAGTATAAGTACGGAGAACTTAGCGGCCGCAACATTGATGAACTGCTGGAAGGCACACGTGAACTGGACAGGCAGGATGAAAAACGACATGCCGTTGACTTTGCCATCTGGAAAGCAGTGTCTCCCAACCACATCCAGCGTTGGCCATCACCCTGGGGTGAGGGCATACCCGGCTGGCATCTGGAGTGCTCGGCTATGGGCACAAAATACCTCGGAGAACAATTTGATATTCACGGTGGCGGTATGGATTTAAAATTCCCACACCACGAATGTGAAATTGCGCAAAGTATAGGCGCCTACGGCAAAGCACCGGTGCGCTACTGGATGCACGCCAACATGCTTACCGTAAACGGTGAGAAGATGAGTAAGTCGAAAGGAAACTCCTTTTTACCGCGCGAACTTTTCACGGGCACTCACCCCCTGCTGGCAAAAGCCTACAGTCCCATGGCCGTACGGTTTTTTATGTTGCAATCGCATTACTCAAGCACCCTTGATTTTTCGAACGAAGCGTTGCAGGCCGCAGAGAAAGGCTATAAGAAATTAAGCAACGCATTGAGTACCATTAAAAAACTTGAACATCCGGGTGGGGGTGGGAAACAAGATGAAGAGTTGCTAAAGCTCATCGATGAAGCTTATCGCAACATGAGCGATGATTTCAATACAGCAAAAACACTTGCGGTATTGTTTGAAATGTCATCCCGAATCAACGACATCAAATCAGGCAATTATAAATTAACTGATGTTGATGTTGACACCTTCCAAAAATTCAAGTCGGCCTACATTACCTTTATGGAAGATGTATTGGGTTTACAGGAAGAGGGCAACCAGAACCAGAAACTGCTGGACGGTGTTATCCGGGTGATGATTGAACTCCGTAAAAAAGCCCGCACCGACCGGAACTATGCCTTGTCGGATAAAATCAGGGATGATTTAAAAGCGCTGGGTGTACAATTGATGGATGGGAAAGATGGAGAGATAACATATACTATTGAATAG
- a CDS encoding DUF72 domain-containing protein, whose translation MEFGRVSSDELEKIDFTLPPDRPETTALLKKQAKKSKPTVFVGCAKWGRPDWVGEIYPKGTKAGDFLEHYARQFNCIELNATFYRMPTRKQTSGWKSKVGNDFKFCPKFVDQITHIKRLKDVDELTDRFLDGISGFGKNLGPVFLMPHPGMGPKTLEILETFIQSLPKDIELYTELRHKDWFANPEAFDAVFTMLERNQSGTIITDASGRRDCVHMRLTTPSAFIRFVGNGLHPTDYTRCDEWINRMKSWSDQGIDSMYFFMHQHEELHSPELCRYLIPKINEQLGTTIHVPEFVEQ comes from the coding sequence ATGGAATTCGGCCGTGTTTCATCTGATGAGTTAGAAAAAATAGATTTCACCCTCCCACCCGACAGGCCTGAAACTACTGCGCTTCTTAAAAAGCAAGCAAAAAAATCCAAGCCCACTGTTTTTGTAGGCTGTGCCAAGTGGGGCCGGCCCGACTGGGTTGGGGAAATTTATCCGAAAGGAACCAAGGCTGGTGATTTTCTTGAACACTATGCGCGACAATTCAACTGCATTGAGTTAAATGCCACCTTCTACCGCATGCCCACACGCAAGCAAACCAGCGGATGGAAAAGCAAAGTAGGCAATGACTTTAAATTCTGCCCCAAGTTTGTTGACCAGATTACGCACATCAAACGGCTGAAAGATGTGGATGAACTTACGGATCGTTTCCTGGATGGCATCTCCGGTTTCGGAAAAAACCTTGGCCCGGTTTTCCTGATGCCGCACCCCGGGATGGGACCAAAAACACTGGAGATCCTGGAAACTTTTATCCAGTCCCTTCCCAAAGACATTGAACTCTATACCGAGTTACGTCATAAAGACTGGTTCGCTAACCCGGAAGCCTTCGATGCTGTTTTCACCATGCTCGAACGGAACCAATCAGGCACCATTATTACCGATGCCTCCGGCCGAAGGGATTGCGTGCACATGCGCCTAACCACCCCATCGGCATTTATCCGCTTTGTCGGCAATGGGCTCCATCCAACAGATTACACGCGCTGTGATGAGTGGATCAATCGAATGAAATCCTGGTCTGATCAGGGTATAGATTCGATGTACTTTTTTATGCACCAACACGAAGAACTTCACTCACCCGAACTATGTCGGTACCTCATCCCGAAAATCAATGAGCAACTGGGAACAACCATCCATGTTCCCGAGTTTGTTGAGCAGTAA
- a CDS encoding 2TM domain-containing protein, with protein MNNNDDKLYREARKRVKRKKEFYSHLLSYITICLFLTFINWYSNPGHWWVQWVWLGWGIGIFFHGLSLFRKNFVFGDEWEEKEIQKEMERMRKQ; from the coding sequence ATGAACAACAACGATGACAAACTCTACCGCGAAGCACGCAAACGCGTAAAACGCAAAAAAGAATTTTACAGTCACCTGTTAAGCTACATAACCATTTGCTTGTTTTTAACCTTTATCAACTGGTACTCTAATCCCGGGCATTGGTGGGTACAATGGGTATGGCTTGGCTGGGGCATCGGTATTTTCTTCCACGGCCTTAGTCTGTTCAGGAAAAATTTCGTGTTTGGAGATGAATGGGAAGAGAAGGAAATACAAAAAGAGATGGAGAGGATGAGAAAACAATGA
- a CDS encoding DUF2306 domain-containing protein — MKSLIIIVITFLGTVLAKAQGTAPEALKQEMQKLAFMAGNSLVHSPTGLIHLFSAILALITGTIVLFSTKGTRSHRSTGYGYIASMLILNGTAFGLYRLFGRFGPFHVAALVSMLTLLMGILPLINRQSSGRWLVRHLTWMYYSVIGLYAAFASEIIVRIPGLPFAVMVVTASVTVTGVGVFIFIKNHQSWIKNIHTQKLHSHEQQR, encoded by the coding sequence ATGAAATCATTAATTATCATCGTCATCACTTTTCTGGGAACGGTGCTGGCAAAAGCCCAGGGTACCGCACCTGAAGCCTTAAAGCAGGAAATGCAAAAACTGGCTTTCATGGCCGGCAATTCATTGGTTCACAGCCCAACCGGATTGATCCATTTATTCAGTGCAATCCTTGCACTAATCACAGGAACAATCGTTCTCTTCAGCACGAAAGGAACACGGTCGCATCGTAGTACCGGCTATGGGTATATTGCTTCGATGCTCATACTAAACGGCACAGCCTTCGGACTGTACCGGCTATTCGGGCGGTTTGGCCCCTTTCATGTTGCAGCATTAGTGAGTATGTTAACGCTATTGATGGGAATATTACCGTTGATTAACCGGCAATCATCAGGCAGATGGTTGGTGCGCCACTTAACATGGATGTACTATTCCGTCATCGGGCTGTACGCAGCCTTTGCATCGGAAATCATTGTACGTATACCGGGCTTACCTTTCGCTGTCATGGTGGTTACTGCCTCCGTTACGGTAACTGGTGTTGGAGTCTTTATCTTTATAAAGAACCATCAATCGTGGATTAAAAATATTCATACACAAAAACTCCATTCACATGAACAACAACGATGA
- a CDS encoding alpha/beta hydrolase, with product MRTITKKIYLVAGLITCIIALCLLQSEATASPSFKVEKVGKGKQHIILIPGLTCPGDVWNETIARYKSTYTLHVISLPGFAGTPAIETAEYLKTMRDELIGYIKDNKLKKPILVGHSLGGFLSLWISAVEPDLVGPNFIVDALPFLPAIQNPAATVETIKPMAASMRDMMKNATPEQIKQSQQYYLSTMASSPDKLELIGRWGLESHAPTVAQAMYELQTIDLRNDVAAINVPVTVLGAWIAYKDYGVTHESALKNFSDQYQHVKNVTIQLTDTAKHFIMYDDPKWFFEQMDKFLSTNKNRYYQ from the coding sequence ATGAGAACCATAACAAAAAAAATCTATCTCGTAGCAGGCTTGATTACCTGTATAATCGCCCTCTGCTTGCTTCAATCAGAAGCAACCGCCAGTCCATCGTTTAAAGTTGAAAAAGTTGGAAAAGGAAAACAGCACATCATCCTTATTCCCGGACTGACCTGCCCGGGTGACGTTTGGAATGAAACCATAGCCCGGTACAAAAGCACCTACACCTTGCACGTGATTTCGCTTCCGGGTTTTGCAGGAACACCAGCTATTGAAACGGCTGAGTACCTGAAAACCATGCGCGATGAATTGATTGGATACATCAAAGACAACAAACTAAAGAAGCCGATTCTGGTTGGTCATAGCTTGGGCGGTTTTTTAAGTCTGTGGATCAGCGCGGTAGAACCGGATTTAGTCGGACCCAATTTCATTGTTGATGCGCTCCCCTTTCTGCCGGCCATTCAAAATCCTGCGGCTACGGTTGAGACCATAAAACCCATGGCCGCCAGTATGCGCGACATGATGAAGAACGCAACACCTGAACAAATAAAGCAAAGTCAGCAGTATTACCTGAGCACCATGGCATCTTCACCCGATAAACTTGAATTAATTGGCCGCTGGGGACTTGAATCGCACGCGCCTACCGTGGCGCAGGCCATGTATGAACTTCAAACCATCGACTTGCGAAATGATGTTGCCGCCATTAATGTACCGGTAACCGTTTTAGGTGCATGGATTGCCTACAAAGACTATGGTGTAACACATGAAAGCGCGTTAAAGAACTTCTCCGATCAATATCAACATGTGAAAAATGTAACTATCCAGTTAACCGATACTGCGAAACACTTCATTATGTACGATGACCCGAAGTGGTTTTTTGAACAGATGGATAAGTTTCTTAGCACCAACAAAAATAGATACTATCAATGA
- a CDS encoding transcriptional regulator: protein MFKELDPLLHSQLRLGIMSILMSVESAEFTFLKEKTNSTAGNLSVQLDKLSEAGYIVIEKSFKGKKPLTTCMITKKGMKAFEEYVNALKQYIKP, encoded by the coding sequence ATGTTTAAAGAACTTGATCCACTGCTGCATTCACAATTACGCCTGGGTATTATGTCAATACTTATGAGCGTGGAGTCGGCAGAGTTTACGTTTCTAAAAGAGAAAACAAATTCAACCGCAGGCAACCTGAGCGTGCAATTGGATAAACTTTCGGAAGCAGGTTATATAGTTATTGAAAAATCCTTCAAAGGAAAAAAACCGCTGACTACATGTATGATTACAAAAAAAGGAATGAAAGCTTTTGAAGAATACGTAAACGCCTTGAAGCAATACATCAAACCATAA
- a CDS encoding amidohydrolase: MTRIFTFFLLCSSFLLYSQPEVQRLEKLKTEAVAEVEKLAPLGQQINDMLFSFAELGFQEFETFNYLTTLLEKNGFKVQKGIAGVPTAWIATWGSGKPLIALGSDVDCIPKASQKPGVAYHDPLVEGAPGHGEGHNSGQAVNIIAALALKKIMEREKISGTLMLWPGIAEELVGTKAYYVRAGYFKDVDACIFTHVGNNLGVSYGDSGMNGLVSVRFNFEGSAAHAAGAPWRGRSALDAVELMNIGWNFRREHLELTQRSHYVISDGGDQPNVVPSKASVWYYFRERTYPDIKKLFDTGVKIAEGAAMMTDTRFTYEILGSAWPGHFNKPLAEAMYENIKKVGLPQWSAEDQLLAKAVQLEMKAPKVEGLAVKLDTLGLPSPTGTINVMGRQLMAMGGGSDDIADISWSLPTIVLRYPSNIPGLPGHHWSNAITMATPIAHKGILYGARAEAMTLLDMLLKPEIIANAWTYYRTEQTKEIQYTPLVGEKDNPAIYLNQKIMEEYKPKLKPLYYNPTKYKTYLEQLGIQYPTLRPDQKEAIQKLESKK, encoded by the coding sequence ATGACCCGGATTTTTACCTTCTTCCTGTTGTGCTCATCGTTTCTGCTTTACTCCCAACCGGAGGTGCAGCGGCTTGAAAAACTTAAAACGGAAGCCGTTGCCGAAGTTGAAAAACTTGCCCCGCTTGGCCAGCAAATCAATGATATGCTTTTCAGCTTTGCGGAGTTAGGCTTTCAGGAGTTTGAAACCTTTAATTACCTCACCACGCTGCTGGAGAAAAACGGATTTAAAGTGCAGAAGGGGATAGCCGGTGTGCCTACCGCATGGATTGCCACATGGGGCTCGGGTAAACCTTTGATTGCATTAGGCTCGGATGTGGATTGCATTCCTAAAGCTTCGCAGAAGCCGGGTGTTGCGTACCATGATCCGCTGGTGGAAGGTGCACCCGGCCATGGTGAAGGGCATAACTCCGGTCAAGCCGTTAACATCATTGCTGCACTGGCACTCAAAAAAATAATGGAGCGCGAAAAAATTTCAGGGACATTAATGTTGTGGCCCGGTATTGCCGAAGAGTTGGTGGGCACAAAGGCTTATTACGTTCGTGCCGGCTATTTCAAAGATGTTGACGCCTGCATTTTCACCCACGTTGGCAATAACCTTGGCGTTTCGTATGGCGATTCGGGTATGAACGGATTGGTTTCCGTTCGGTTTAATTTTGAAGGATCTGCCGCTCATGCCGCGGGCGCACCGTGGCGTGGACGAAGTGCACTCGATGCGGTGGAGTTAATGAACATAGGCTGGAACTTCAGGCGCGAGCACCTTGAACTTACCCAGCGATCGCACTATGTTATTTCCGATGGAGGCGACCAACCGAATGTTGTTCCCTCTAAAGCATCGGTATGGTATTATTTCCGCGAGCGTACCTATCCGGATATCAAAAAATTGTTCGACACCGGTGTAAAGATTGCTGAAGGTGCCGCCATGATGACCGACACCAGGTTTACCTACGAAATTCTTGGCTCGGCATGGCCCGGTCATTTTAACAAACCGCTTGCCGAAGCGATGTACGAAAACATCAAGAAAGTTGGTTTACCCCAGTGGTCGGCCGAAGACCAACTGCTGGCCAAAGCAGTGCAGTTGGAAATGAAAGCACCAAAGGTGGAAGGTCTCGCGGTAAAACTCGATACGCTTGGTCTTCCGAGCCCAACCGGTACAATCAACGTAATGGGTCGCCAACTTATGGCCATGGGCGGGGGTTCCGATGATATTGCCGACATCAGTTGGTCGTTGCCTACCATTGTGCTTCGCTATCCTTCCAATATCCCAGGCTTGCCGGGTCATCATTGGAGTAATGCCATTACCATGGCCACGCCCATTGCACACAAGGGGATTTTATACGGAGCCCGGGCCGAAGCCATGACATTACTCGATATGTTATTGAAGCCTGAAATAATAGCCAATGCCTGGACATACTACCGCACTGAACAGACCAAGGAAATCCAGTACACTCCGTTGGTGGGCGAGAAAGACAATCCGGCTATTTACCTGAACCAGAAAATCATGGAGGAGTACAAACCCAAGCTCAAGCCGCTGTATTACAATCCGACAAAATATAAAACCTATCTTGAGCAATTGGGTATTCAATACCCTACCTTGCGGCCTGATCAAAAGGAAGCCATTCAAAAGTTAGAGTCGAAGAAATAG
- a CDS encoding riboflavin synthase, with protein MFTGIIEAIGKVERIVTDQTNKHFCISSPISHELKTDQSVSHNGVCLTVTKAEDGKHWVTAVDETLMKSTLGILKEGSHVNLERCMVANGRFDGHIVQGHVDQVGTCVRVQEVGGSWLFDFEYDPSPGNMTVEKGSISIDGVSLTCFNAKENGFRVTIIPYTFEHTTFGTLKAGERVNLEFDIIGKYVKRLLGK; from the coding sequence ATGTTTACCGGAATTATTGAAGCCATAGGCAAAGTTGAACGTATTGTTACCGATCAAACCAACAAACATTTTTGTATCAGTAGTCCGATCTCCCATGAATTGAAAACTGATCAAAGTGTTTCACATAATGGTGTGTGCCTTACGGTAACAAAGGCGGAGGATGGTAAACATTGGGTTACCGCAGTGGATGAGACATTAATGAAATCGACATTGGGTATTTTGAAGGAGGGAAGCCATGTTAACCTTGAGCGATGCATGGTGGCCAATGGCCGCTTCGATGGCCACATTGTTCAGGGGCATGTTGACCAGGTGGGTACTTGCGTGCGCGTTCAGGAAGTTGGGGGCAGTTGGTTGTTTGACTTTGAGTATGACCCATCACCTGGAAACATGACGGTTGAAAAGGGATCCATAAGCATTGATGGGGTAAGCCTAACATGTTTTAACGCCAAAGAAAATGGTTTTCGGGTTACCATTATACCCTACACGTTCGAACACACAACCTTTGGGACATTAAAAGCAGGTGAGCGGGTAAACCTTGAATTTGACATTATCGGCAAGTATGTGAAACGCTTGTTGGGCAAATAA
- a CDS encoding DUF2807 domain-containing protein, translated as MKHLITLLILITGLSATAQKSTETIGSFTKIDVFGPFEVELIKADRESLELDYRGIDPEHIVTEVNRGELKLKLRNKHYMNEWKDDFPRSKYIRAKVYYTELTDLRAQAGAEIFSQGTLKSRNLALDCSMGAVMQLDVVSKNLYTKANMGAEVNLTGQAETFEVKANMGAVLKASQLLSKIVYVNANMGAEVKVKALDEIEVSAGFGATVDYTGNPNVRHTNRNFGAEVRRY; from the coding sequence ATGAAGCATTTAATCACCCTGCTTATTCTCATTACCGGCCTTTCAGCAACCGCACAAAAGTCTACTGAAACAATTGGGTCCTTCACCAAAATCGATGTTTTTGGCCCGTTTGAAGTTGAGCTTATAAAAGCCGACCGGGAGTCTTTGGAATTGGATTATCGGGGTATTGATCCGGAACATATTGTGACCGAGGTTAACCGAGGCGAATTAAAACTGAAGTTACGCAATAAGCATTATATGAATGAGTGGAAAGATGATTTCCCACGATCAAAATATATAAGGGCGAAAGTTTACTATACTGAGCTTACGGATTTGCGCGCCCAGGCCGGAGCAGAAATATTTTCACAGGGTACCCTAAAATCCAGAAACCTGGCACTCGACTGCAGCATGGGTGCTGTGATGCAACTGGATGTTGTTTCCAAGAACTTGTATACGAAGGCCAATATGGGTGCCGAAGTAAACCTAACCGGTCAGGCCGAAACCTTTGAGGTAAAAGCCAACATGGGCGCAGTGTTGAAGGCTTCGCAGTTGCTCAGTAAAATAGTATATGTGAATGCCAACATGGGTGCTGAGGTAAAAGTGAAAGCGCTGGATGAAATTGAAGTGAGTGCCGGATTTGGGGCTACGGTAGATTATACGGGCAATCCTAATGTGCGACACACCAATAGGAATTTCGGGGCAGAAGTAAGGAGGTACTAG
- a CDS encoding phosphatase PAP2 family protein: MDAIAQLDTQVFFFLNGLHAPWLDPVMYYLSKTATSLPAYTLIIYLLYKKFTTKIWVPLICIMLCIGLTDRITSGLMKPAFERLRPTHEPLLKDKIHTVNNYKGGKFGFASSHAANTFGIAMLTFLLLRKDNRLIGWLFLWAAVISYTRIYLGVHYPGDVLAGTVIGLIGGLLMYKVFKSVSQRLALNV; encoded by the coding sequence ATGGATGCCATAGCACAATTAGATACGCAGGTATTTTTCTTTTTAAATGGGTTACATGCTCCCTGGCTTGACCCTGTTATGTACTATCTCTCTAAAACCGCAACATCACTTCCGGCATATACTCTGATTATTTATTTGCTCTATAAAAAATTTACTACCAAAATCTGGGTTCCGCTTATTTGCATCATGCTGTGTATCGGCTTAACCGACCGTATTACGAGTGGCCTTATGAAACCGGCTTTTGAGCGTTTGCGTCCCACGCATGAACCGTTGCTTAAGGACAAAATACACACCGTGAATAATTATAAAGGAGGAAAGTTTGGTTTTGCATCCAGTCATGCCGCGAACACCTTTGGAATTGCCATGCTTACTTTCCTGTTGCTAAGAAAAGATAACCGTTTAATTGGGTGGTTGTTTTTATGGGCAGCGGTGATCAGTTATACCCGCATTTACCTGGGCGTACATTATCCCGGTGATGTTTTAGCTGGAACTGTTATAGGACTGATTGGTGGACTGCTTATGTACAAAGTCTTCAAATCGGTCAGTCAACGTTTGGCGTTAAATGTGTAA
- a CDS encoding amidinotransferase yields MTDQAPHSIMMIRPAAFGFNAQTASSNAFQNPLHDRTEVIQQRALDEFNRMVDLLESHDIAVHVFDDSAELIKPDALFPNNWISFHADGKVILYPMLAENRRLERRTDIIQSLQQKFLVNEIIDLTDEERNNRFLEGTGSLVLDYVNCIAYANRSARTDEALVLQACERLGYKPLIFDAIDKHGKPIYHTNVVMCVGSKFAVVGLDAIQNENDQEILLRSFKETGHKVVAISYEQMAAFAGNMIEVKSRGGESYVLLSERAFHSLLPGQIDAISRFSEMIPIPIDTIETYGGGSVRCMVAGIFNPPR; encoded by the coding sequence ATGACAGATCAGGCTCCGCATAGCATTATGATGATACGCCCGGCAGCGTTTGGGTTCAATGCCCAAACGGCATCTTCAAATGCTTTTCAAAACCCGCTTCACGACCGTACTGAAGTTATTCAACAACGAGCGCTTGATGAATTTAACCGGATGGTGGATTTGTTGGAATCGCACGACATTGCTGTGCATGTTTTTGACGATTCAGCGGAGCTGATAAAACCGGATGCACTTTTTCCGAACAATTGGATTTCGTTTCATGCCGATGGTAAGGTTATCCTGTACCCGATGCTTGCCGAAAACCGCAGGTTAGAGCGCAGGACCGATATTATTCAATCCTTACAGCAAAAATTTTTGGTGAATGAGATAATCGACCTTACCGATGAAGAACGCAATAATCGTTTTTTGGAAGGCACAGGCAGCCTGGTGTTAGACTATGTAAACTGTATTGCTTATGCCAATCGTTCTGCCCGTACTGACGAAGCCCTGGTGTTGCAAGCCTGTGAACGGTTGGGGTATAAGCCGCTGATCTTTGATGCCATCGATAAGCATGGTAAGCCAATCTATCATACTAACGTGGTGATGTGTGTGGGTTCAAAATTTGCCGTGGTTGGCCTGGATGCTATTCAAAATGAGAATGACCAGGAGATTTTATTGCGCAGCTTTAAAGAGACTGGGCATAAAGTTGTTGCGATAAGTTATGAACAGATGGCGGCATTTGCCGGGAATATGATTGAGGTTAAAAGCAGGGGAGGAGAGTCCTATGTACTGCTTTCGGAAAGGGCATTTCATTCGCTTTTACCTGGCCAGATCGATGCGATCTCCCGTTTTTCGGAAATGATACCTATCCCGATTGACACCATTGAAACCTATGGTGGGGGTAGTGTGCGGTGTATGGTGGCAGGGATATTTAACCCTCCGCGTTAA